A genomic region of Euwallacea similis isolate ESF13 chromosome 29, ESF131.1, whole genome shotgun sequence contains the following coding sequences:
- the Smox gene encoding mothers against decapentaplegic homolog 3 — MNGMLPSFTPPVVKRLLGWKKGSDDDKWCEKAVKSLVKKLKKSGALEELERAISSQNHNTKCVTVPRVRPNVELGNIQQQRKGLPHVIYCKLWRWPELQSHHELRALDHCEYAYSLKKDEVCVNPYHYTRIESPALPAILVPRQTCDENNIFPHSLEDLSTSVPENTSFPHNTNSLGIMQHSGGYMDSVGICPNGTPTGMESPLSIVPPTETPPPGYMSEDGDPIDPNDNMSLSRLTPSPPVDAQPVMYCEPAFWCSISYYELNTRVGETFHASQPSITVDGFTDPSNSERFCLGLLSNVNRNTVVEQTRRHIGKGVRLYYIGGEVFAECLSDSSIFVQSPNCNQRYGWHPATVCKIPPGCNLKIFNNQEFAALLSQSVSQGFEAVYQLTRMCTIRMSFVKGWGAEYRRQTVTSTPCWIELHLNGPLQWLDRVLTQMGSPRLPCSSMS, encoded by the exons ATGAACGGAATGCTGCCGTCATTCACCCCACCGGTAGTGAAACGTCTCCTGGGCTGGAAAAAAGGTTCAGACGACGACAAATGGTGTGAGAAGGCCGTCAAGTCGTTAgtgaagaaattgaagaaatccGGAGCTTTGGAAGAGTTGGAACGGGCCATTTCTTCGCAGAACCATAACACGAAATGCGTGACAGTGCCAAG agtAAGACCAAATGTTGAGTTGGGAAATATTCAGCAGCAACGAAAAGGTCTTCCTCATGTAATATATTGTAAACTGTGGAGATGGCCGGAGTTACAGTCGCACCACGAATTGCGAGCTCTGGATCATTGTGAATATGCGTATTCTCTTAAAAAGGATGAAGTTTGTGTGAATCCCTATCATTATACAAGAATAGAAAGTCCTG cACTACCTGCAATTTTAGTACCTCGACAAACTTGTGATGAAAACAACATATTCCCTCATTCCTTAGAAGATTTAAGTACCTCAGTACCCGAGAATACATCTTTTCCTCATAATACAAATTCATTAGG gattatGCAGCATAGCGGTGGTTACATGGATTCAGTTGGAATTTGCCCAAACGGAACTCCTACTGGCATGGAATCTCCCCTGAGTATTGTTCCCCCCACTGAAACGCCACCGCCGGGTTATATGTCAGAAGATGGCGACCCAATTGACCCAAATGACAACATGA GCTTGTCAAGACTCACACCTAGTCCTCCTGTAGATGCGCAACCTGTTATGTACTGCGAACCTGCGTTTTGGTGCAGTATAAGTTACTACGAACTGAATACTCGAGTTGGAGAAACTTTTCATGCCAGTCAGCCCTCAATTACAGTAGATGGGTTCACAGATCCAAGCAATTCCGAAAG GTTTTGTTTAGGACTTCTATCAAACGTAAACAGAAATACTGTGGTAGAACAGACGCGACGTCATATTGGCAAAGGGGTGCGGCTTTATTATATTGGGGGCGAAGTGTTTGCGGAATGTTTAAGTGATTCTAGCATTTTCGTTCAGTCTCCTAACTGCAATCAGAGGTACGGATGGCATCCGGCGACGGTTTGTAAGATTCCCCCGG GTTGCAATTTAAAGATATTCAATAATCAAGAATTTGCTGCCCTGTTATCTCAGTCAGTTAGTCAAGGATTTGAGGCTGTGTATCAGTTGACGAGAATGTGTACAATCAGAATGTCATTTGTTAAAGGGTGGGGTGCTGAGTACAG aCGTCAAACGGTTACGTCAACTCCATGTTGGATAGAACTTCACCTGAATGGTCCTCTCCAGTGGCTCGATAGAGTATTAACTCAAATGGGGTCTCCGAGATTACCATGCAGCTCGATGTCCTAA